Proteins encoded by one window of Psychromonas sp. L1A2:
- the metN gene encoding methionine ABC transporter ATP-binding protein MetN yields the protein MIEIKNVNKVFYQGDKVINALSDINLTIAQGSIFGVIGSSGAGKSTLIRCVNLLERPTSGEVIVDGIDLTQLSEQELTQTRRKIGMIFQHFNLLSSRTVFNNIALPLELAGESKSKIKSKVEGLLALVGLADKRDVYPANLSGGQKQRVAIARALASDPKVLLCDEATSALDPATTISILELLRKINKELNLTILLITHEMAVVKGICQEVAIIGDGKLVENGSVGGIFAHPKTDLAREFIRSTLDLSIPGDYKERLQATRIENSFPLIRLEFTGASVDAPVISHVAREFNIDISILSSNMDYVGGVKFGLMLAEFIGSEACADKAIQYLKEQKIELEVLGYVI from the coding sequence ATGATAGAAATAAAAAATGTAAACAAAGTATTTTATCAGGGCGATAAAGTGATTAATGCACTTTCTGATATTAATCTGACTATAGCGCAAGGTAGTATTTTTGGCGTAATCGGCTCTTCTGGTGCAGGTAAAAGTACGTTGATACGCTGTGTTAACTTATTAGAGCGCCCGACGAGTGGAGAAGTCATTGTTGATGGTATCGACTTAACTCAATTATCTGAACAAGAGTTAACACAGACTCGTCGTAAAATTGGCATGATCTTTCAACACTTCAACTTATTATCTTCTCGTACTGTTTTTAATAATATTGCATTACCGTTAGAGCTTGCAGGTGAATCAAAAAGTAAGATAAAAAGCAAAGTAGAAGGGTTGTTAGCGTTAGTTGGGTTAGCTGATAAACGTGATGTGTACCCAGCAAATTTAAGTGGTGGTCAAAAGCAACGTGTCGCTATCGCTCGTGCTTTAGCTTCAGATCCTAAAGTGTTGTTATGTGATGAAGCAACTAGCGCGTTAGATCCTGCAACGACTATATCCATCCTAGAGCTATTACGTAAAATTAATAAAGAGTTAAATTTAACGATTTTATTGATCACGCATGAAATGGCCGTGGTAAAAGGTATTTGCCAAGAAGTGGCGATTATTGGTGATGGTAAATTAGTTGAGAATGGTTCTGTAGGTGGCATCTTTGCACATCCTAAAACAGATCTTGCACGTGAATTTATTCGTTCAACGTTAGATCTGTCTATTCCTGGTGATTATAAAGAACGTTTACAAGCAACACGTATTGAAAATAGTTTTCCATTGATACGCTTAGAGTTTACAGGTGCTTCTGTTGATGCGCCGGTAATAAGCCATGTTGCACGAGAATTCAATATTGATATCAGTATATTAAGTTCAAATATGGATTATGTAGGTGGGGTTAAATTTGGTCTTATGCTAGCGGAATTCATTGGTTCAGAAGCATGTGCAGATAAAGCAATCCAATACTTAAAAGAACAAAAAATTGAACTAGAGGTGCTAGGCTATGTCATTTAA
- a CDS encoding methionine ABC transporter permease → MSFNAVTMWWAENTRLIELLVDSLWETLVMVFTSGFIGFAVGIPLGVLLHLSKKNGLLENTFLNKVLGVVVNIGRSIPFIILLVALIPVTRFIVGSSIGTAAAIVPLTIGAIPFIARLVEGALLEVPSGLVEAAQAMGAKPIQIINKVLLPEALPGIINAVTITLVTLVGYSAMAGTVGGGGLGDVGIRYGYQRFDATVMMITIVILVIMVQMIQSLGDYLVKRVDHR, encoded by the coding sequence ATGTCATTTAATGCAGTAACTATGTGGTGGGCGGAAAATACTCGCTTAATTGAGCTCTTAGTAGACTCTTTATGGGAAACATTAGTGATGGTGTTTACCTCTGGCTTTATTGGTTTTGCGGTGGGCATTCCTCTAGGAGTGTTGTTACACCTGAGTAAAAAGAATGGCTTATTAGAAAATACGTTTTTAAATAAAGTACTTGGAGTAGTGGTTAATATTGGCCGTTCAATTCCTTTCATTATTTTATTGGTGGCATTGATTCCAGTAACACGTTTTATTGTGGGATCATCAATTGGCACCGCAGCTGCCATTGTGCCATTAACTATTGGTGCAATTCCTTTTATTGCTCGCCTTGTAGAAGGGGCTTTATTGGAAGTGCCAAGTGGTTTAGTAGAAGCTGCACAAGCAATGGGTGCAAAACCAATTCAAATTATTAATAAGGTGCTATTACCAGAAGCCTTACCCGGCATTATTAACGCAGTAACGATTACTTTAGTTACCTTAGTTGGCTACTCTGCAATGGCTGGTACTGTTGGTGGTGGTGGGCTTGGTGATGTTGGTATTCGTTATGGTTATCAACGTTTCGACGCAACAGTAATGATGATAACAATCGTTATTTTGGTGATAATGGTACAAATGATTCAATCACTTGGTGATTACCTTGTTAAACGTGTCGATCATCGTTAA
- a CDS encoding OmpA family protein: MKTLKVLFTSSILSLALAGNLYAEESTGDCIMVPNLNVEFKNDSTVYMTADERKEITEFAKFIKDTDLYAVIEGHTSKYATATYNAKLSSDRAIKVRAELIKLGVKPSQVKAIGFGESSPLYDNNTEIGAQKNRRVIAEVFNSAAELSEYTSSEKTRIASIKYKEQ; the protein is encoded by the coding sequence TTGAAAACACTTAAAGTACTATTCACATCTTCGATCCTTAGCCTAGCTTTAGCTGGTAATTTATACGCTGAAGAAAGCACTGGCGACTGTATTATGGTTCCAAATTTGAATGTTGAATTCAAAAATGATTCTACTGTATACATGACAGCCGATGAGAGAAAAGAAATAACTGAATTTGCAAAATTTATTAAAGACACTGATCTTTATGCAGTAATCGAAGGTCATACAAGCAAATATGCTACGGCAACTTACAATGCTAAACTGTCTTCTGATAGAGCAATTAAAGTAAGAGCTGAATTAATTAAATTAGGCGTTAAACCTTCTCAGGTTAAAGCTATCGGGTTTGGTGAAAGCTCACCATTATACGATAATAATACTGAAATCGGTGCTCAGAAAAATAGACGAGTAATCGCTGAAGTATTTAACAGCGCTGCTGAGTTATCTGAATATACATCATCAGAAAAAACTCGAATTGCTAGTATCAAATATAAAGAACAATAA
- a CDS encoding YHYH protein — protein sequence MMQNSQVFLLVGACSFILSACDVSHQGSLLKSNENSFVLTSSVMNDGGHLPNTYTCDGEGISPPLSWYGAPQGTKYYALMMYHNALDGVHSYWNMFNIDASNVQVESDQVLGEMGSNNLNDLNEYSPPCSQGPGYKNYTYTIYALSDAVTLNTQSKIDRNTLLSAIQNITLGSAEMNVSYARINEKNNLNKDVEQFSSKEASPQKLPLNNSQTSVLTSNVSAIRCDVIKDSINEAEFEKEVSVTCDDDYAYVTSSTYPEHELMNGITGTNEQVPVPAEGYAAPVKLNPKKAKDITTIDAAVGVAVNGVPIYDYSAQGELDVSEYDAKHDTLALGQLDNCGGHSGRGDDYHYHVSPTCMIDTMKNQTSSAIIGWAYDGYPLYGDKNPDGSDIKQGELDVCNGQTDEIFGYRYQTSSTAPYIIQCLVGEVDTSKLPRVAPLSGDTQKIRADLKPPAGGVENLKYTTLEDGSRTMTYSYQGEDYFTTYSPSVKSEHCYDFKQKTISNGGKVQAGTFCRDSQLSNHQPVVIN from the coding sequence ATGATGCAAAATTCACAGGTCTTTTTATTGGTTGGAGCATGCTCGTTTATACTAAGTGCTTGTGATGTTAGTCATCAAGGTTCGTTACTAAAATCGAATGAAAATAGTTTTGTATTAACTAGTTCTGTAATGAACGACGGAGGCCATTTACCGAATACATATACCTGTGACGGTGAAGGCATTAGTCCTCCTCTTAGTTGGTACGGTGCGCCACAAGGAACGAAGTATTATGCATTAATGATGTATCACAACGCACTAGATGGCGTGCATTCATATTGGAATATGTTCAATATTGATGCAAGTAACGTGCAAGTTGAAAGTGATCAAGTACTTGGTGAAATGGGCTCTAATAATTTAAATGATTTAAACGAATACAGTCCGCCTTGTTCTCAAGGGCCTGGGTATAAAAACTATACTTATACGATTTATGCTTTATCTGATGCGGTTACTTTAAATACTCAAAGTAAAATTGATCGGAATACGCTTTTATCTGCGATACAAAATATTACCTTAGGTTCTGCTGAAATGAACGTGAGTTATGCTCGTATAAATGAAAAAAATAACTTGAATAAAGATGTAGAACAGTTCTCTAGCAAAGAGGCATCTCCACAAAAACTACCCCTAAATAATTCTCAAACAAGCGTTTTAACATCTAATGTTAGTGCTATCAGATGTGACGTTATCAAAGATTCTATTAATGAAGCTGAGTTTGAAAAAGAAGTTTCTGTTACTTGTGACGATGATTATGCTTATGTCACTTCTTCTACTTATCCTGAGCATGAATTAATGAATGGCATTACGGGTACTAATGAACAAGTACCTGTACCTGCAGAAGGTTATGCGGCACCTGTAAAATTAAATCCTAAAAAAGCCAAAGACATTACTACCATTGATGCAGCAGTAGGCGTCGCTGTAAATGGTGTGCCTATATATGATTATTCAGCACAGGGAGAATTAGATGTAAGTGAATATGATGCAAAACACGATACTTTAGCCCTTGGTCAATTGGATAATTGTGGAGGACACTCAGGTCGTGGTGATGACTACCACTATCATGTTTCACCTACTTGTATGATCGATACGATGAAAAACCAAACAAGTAGTGCAATTATTGGTTGGGCATATGATGGTTATCCATTGTATGGCGATAAAAATCCGGATGGCAGCGATATTAAACAAGGTGAGTTAGATGTCTGTAATGGGCAAACTGATGAAATCTTTGGCTATCGTTATCAAACATCATCAACGGCACCTTACATTATTCAATGTTTAGTTGGGGAAGTTGATACCAGTAAATTACCAAGAGTTGCCCCTTTGAGTGGCGATACACAAAAAATAAGAGCGGATCTTAAGCCTCCGGCTGGTGGCGTTGAAAACCTAAAATATACTACATTGGAAGATGGCAGCCGAACGATGACTTATTCATATCAAGGGGAAGATTACTTTACGACTTATAGTCCATCAGTTAAGAGTGAACATTGTTACGACTTTAAACAAAAAACAATCAGTAATGGAGGGAAAGTTCAGGCGGGGACATTCTGTAGGGATTCTCAATTAAGTAACCATCAACCTGTTGTTATAAATTAA
- a CDS encoding PEP-CTERM sorting domain-containing protein yields MRKVFSKLTAVTVLLSASCVFNVANASLIFSEDFSGGSSALQNSTDVTWADTSGGGFEVYTFASAGPRGMSGTYDHDNDASTAQVNIPGAIEVNDDIGNETLTASFTLDSVIEAGQEAVLSFFAGARNNAIGATVEILNLTQDTSLSGLFEPTATTIEWTFNSFSFDSAAASIGDVLQITWLGGGTSSATGLEVADVNFSVVDVPAPATTAILALGLAGLGFRRFKK; encoded by the coding sequence ATGAGAAAAGTTTTTTCAAAATTAACGGCTGTTACAGTTTTGCTGTCTGCAAGTTGTGTTTTCAATGTAGCTAACGCTAGTTTAATCTTCTCTGAAGATTTTAGTGGTGGTAGCTCAGCATTACAAAATTCAACGGATGTAACTTGGGCTGATACAAGCGGCGGAGGTTTCGAAGTTTACACTTTTGCAAGTGCTGGACCTCGTGGAATGAGCGGTACTTATGATCATGATAACGATGCCTCAACTGCACAAGTAAATATTCCTGGTGCAATTGAAGTAAACGATGATATAGGTAATGAAACGTTGACAGCTTCGTTCACTTTAGATTCTGTTATTGAAGCTGGTCAAGAAGCAGTATTAAGCTTCTTTGCTGGTGCTCGTAATAATGCGATCGGTGCAACAGTTGAAATTTTAAACCTAACGCAAGATACTTCACTATCTGGTTTATTTGAACCTACTGCGACTACAATTGAATGGACTTTTAATAGTTTTTCTTTTGATTCTGCAGCAGCAAGTATTGGTGATGTTTTACAAATCACTTGGTTAGGCGGTGGTACTAGTTCTGCAACAGGTTTAGAAGTCGCTGATGTGAACTTTTCTGTTGTTGATGTCCCTGCACCTGCAACAACTGCAATTCTTGCACTTGGTTTAGCTGGTTTAGGTTTCCGTCGTTTCAAGAAGTAA
- a CDS encoding peptidoglycan-binding domain-containing protein produces the protein MKNNFKMSAIAATVLLTVTGCSVTDSSNEALTMKNQEIQKLNEELQAKNTKIASLSSMTTPGATDQFAVGNSLIPPNAKAGECYAKVLVPAEYRTDPVQRLLKEAQSQIVVTPATYKVVEKKVTIREASSKLVPVAATYKPASERIMVEPEKTELVPVPAVYKTVTESVMVEPEKTALVAVPAVYKTVTESIMVEPEKTALVTMPATYKTTSERIMVEPEKTELVTVPATYKTISKQVLVSPAHTEWKKGRGEIEKVDNSTGEIMCLVDVPAVYKTVTTTVLDKEAYTKEVKTPAVYKTVKTRALDNAPTSKAVITPAVYKTVTKQELVSAATTKEVKTPAIFETITKKELVTAATTREVKIPAVYKTVTSNVLATAASTQEVKIPAICKMVKTRVLDIPAKETKTTTPAVYETYDTTVKTAESYLKWQEILCETNTTEDVVSKLQRELKSRDYNITNIDGVYGAETRAAVNAYQKDEKLNQGALTLKTLETLGL, from the coding sequence ATGAAAAATAACTTTAAAATGTCGGCTATCGCAGCAACGGTTCTGCTTACTGTAACAGGGTGTTCAGTAACAGATTCTTCAAATGAAGCTTTAACGATGAAAAATCAAGAGATTCAAAAACTAAATGAAGAGCTGCAAGCAAAAAACACTAAAATTGCATCACTAAGTTCAATGACTACTCCTGGAGCTACTGACCAATTTGCTGTTGGTAATTCTTTAATTCCACCTAATGCTAAAGCTGGCGAATGTTATGCAAAAGTATTAGTGCCTGCGGAATACAGAACAGATCCAGTTCAACGTTTATTAAAAGAAGCACAATCTCAAATTGTTGTTACTCCTGCTACTTATAAAGTAGTTGAGAAAAAAGTAACAATTAGAGAAGCAAGCTCTAAACTAGTTCCTGTTGCTGCTACATACAAGCCAGCTAGCGAACGTATTATGGTTGAGCCTGAAAAAACTGAATTAGTACCTGTTCCTGCAGTTTACAAAACAGTTACTGAAAGTGTTATGGTTGAGCCTGAAAAAACTGCGTTAGTTGCAGTTCCTGCGGTTTACAAAACTGTCACTGAAAGCATTATGGTTGAGCCTGAGAAAACAGCATTAGTAACAATGCCTGCTACTTACAAAACAACTAGTGAACGTATTATGGTTGAGCCTGAAAAGACTGAACTTGTTACCGTTCCAGCTACTTATAAAACTATTTCTAAGCAGGTACTAGTATCTCCTGCTCATACAGAATGGAAAAAAGGTCGCGGCGAAATTGAAAAAGTTGATAACTCAACTGGTGAGATTATGTGTCTAGTCGATGTGCCTGCTGTTTACAAAACGGTAACAACAACGGTATTAGATAAAGAAGCTTATACAAAAGAAGTTAAAACACCTGCTGTTTACAAAACTGTTAAAACAAGAGCATTAGATAATGCACCAACTTCAAAAGCGGTTATTACTCCTGCTGTTTACAAAACAGTGACTAAGCAAGAGCTTGTGTCTGCAGCTACAACAAAAGAAGTTAAAACACCTGCTATTTTCGAAACAATTACGAAAAAAGAATTAGTGACTGCTGCTACTACTAGAGAAGTTAAAATTCCTGCTGTATACAAAACGGTAACCAGCAACGTATTGGCAACAGCTGCTTCAACTCAAGAAGTTAAAATTCCAGCAATATGTAAAATGGTTAAAACTCGTGTTTTAGATATTCCTGCTAAAGAAACAAAAACAACTACTCCAGCTGTATATGAAACTTATGATACAACGGTAAAAACTGCTGAGTCATACTTAAAATGGCAGGAAATTCTGTGTGAAACTAACACAACAGAAGATGTTGTTTCTAAATTACAAAGAGAGCTAAAAAGTAGAGATTACAACATTACTAATATTGATGGTGTTTACGGTGCAGAAACTCGTGCTGCTGTAAATGCATACCAAAAAGATGAGAAGTTAAATCAAGGTGCTCTAACATTAAAAACGTTAGAAACACTAGGTTTATAA
- a CDS encoding MetQ/NlpA family lipoprotein: MSFNIKKVLAVLGLASTFALVGCCEKEVAVVDNTKVTIGVIAGAEAQVAEIAAKVAKEKYGLEVSLVTFSDYITPNAALDEGSIDANAFQHKPYLDQQITDRGYKFAVAGNTLVYPIAGYSSKITSLDELKDGDQIAVPSDPTNLGRSLILLEKQGLLTLKEGAGLQATVLDIVSSEKNLKIIELEAAQLPRSLEDVSLAIINTTYASSIDLSPEHDGLFVENKESPYVNLIVAREDNVKSENVQNFVKAYQSDEVYQAALEIFKGGAVKGW; encoded by the coding sequence ATGAGCTTCAATATCAAAAAAGTACTAGCCGTTTTAGGTCTTGCATCAACATTCGCATTAGTGGGTTGTTGTGAAAAAGAAGTTGCTGTCGTTGATAACACTAAAGTAACTATTGGCGTAATTGCTGGTGCTGAAGCACAAGTAGCTGAGATAGCGGCTAAAGTTGCAAAAGAAAAATATGGATTAGAGGTTTCATTAGTGACTTTTTCTGATTACATCACGCCCAATGCTGCATTAGACGAAGGTTCGATTGATGCAAATGCATTCCAACACAAGCCTTACTTAGATCAACAAATTACTGACCGTGGTTACAAGTTTGCAGTGGCAGGGAACACATTAGTTTACCCAATTGCTGGTTACTCAAGCAAAATAACATCATTAGACGAATTAAAAGATGGCGATCAAATTGCAGTACCGAGTGACCCAACTAACCTAGGTCGTTCTTTAATCTTATTAGAGAAGCAAGGTTTATTAACGCTTAAAGAAGGGGCTGGTTTACAAGCAACAGTATTAGATATTGTTAGCAGCGAGAAAAACTTAAAAATTATTGAGCTAGAAGCGGCACAATTACCTCGCTCATTAGAGGATGTAAGCCTTGCTATCATCAACACAACCTATGCAAGTTCTATCGACCTTTCTCCTGAGCATGATGGTTTGTTTGTTGAAAACAAAGAGTCTCCATACGTTAACTTAATTGTTGCTCGTGAAGATAATGTTAAGTCTGAAAACGTACAAAACTTTGTTAAAGCATACCAGTCTGATGAAGTGTACCAAGCTGCACTTGAAATATTTAAAGGTGGCGCTGTTAAAGGTTGGTAA
- a CDS encoding GGDEF domain-containing protein translates to MSSDQTYYLTIALINLVLAFAGTRIKNTEENTKSTQFLVGSFYVFAISWFLYFLELTLSIKILSAILSSMFIWGITVFSFKRCKVDTPWRLIICLFLTNIIAQSYFILNDNISGLLHTSSIFIPIAFSLCGYLFLKKKADRNPSDMVIVYSYFIMIAMIITRSILLEMSPEAFSITMAPTQIIWPVFSVISGIFFLLSFAEEAQKKLITESTTDTLTGLFNRRMFDEKFKRLLPSLSHGKHYGALLYIDLDGFKPVNDKYGHNIGDKVLVEFGSRLNASLRDEEVIARIGGDEFAILIKNTGQNQTTAYQCAYKLAQRVQNLMKEDIDIDGFKLQIDCSIGVHILTPDAKDAESEIKAADAAMYQAKKRMHYSIVFSENLSPYKYNLAKIGITETASDRQEIDNLLYSLLDKQIDIASGFPQLIQMVSSYFKDEVAASKKIHSNLSKKQRIDHIELLDSLQKINIKNNDYTMLKNLLSFIKQLESHNKKYKHNDNITI, encoded by the coding sequence ATGTCTTCCGATCAAACCTACTATCTGACCATTGCATTAATTAACCTTGTTTTAGCATTTGCCGGAACACGCATTAAAAACACCGAAGAAAATACTAAATCAACACAATTTTTAGTGGGTTCATTTTATGTATTCGCTATAAGCTGGTTTTTATACTTTTTAGAATTAACCCTTTCAATCAAAATATTATCTGCAATATTATCTTCCATGTTTATATGGGGGATCACTGTTTTCAGCTTTAAACGCTGCAAAGTAGATACCCCATGGCGGTTAATTATCTGTTTGTTTTTAACTAATATTATTGCGCAAAGTTACTTTATTTTAAATGACAACATAAGTGGGTTATTACACACTTCAAGTATATTTATACCTATCGCATTTTCTTTATGCGGCTATCTATTTTTAAAAAAGAAAGCAGATAGAAATCCTTCTGATATGGTCATTGTATATAGCTATTTCATTATGATAGCAATGATCATTACTCGGTCTATTCTATTAGAAATGTCACCAGAAGCATTCAGTATTACAATGGCTCCGACTCAAATTATCTGGCCTGTTTTTTCAGTTATTTCTGGTATTTTTTTCTTATTAAGTTTCGCAGAAGAAGCACAAAAAAAATTAATAACAGAATCAACTACAGATACGTTAACTGGCTTATTTAACCGTAGAATGTTTGATGAGAAGTTTAAACGACTATTACCTTCATTATCTCACGGTAAACATTACGGAGCCTTATTGTATATTGACTTAGATGGATTCAAGCCAGTAAATGATAAATATGGGCACAATATTGGTGATAAAGTACTAGTAGAGTTTGGTTCGAGATTAAACGCCTCATTACGAGATGAAGAAGTCATTGCTAGAATAGGCGGTGATGAATTTGCTATCCTAATTAAAAATACAGGTCAAAACCAAACCACTGCTTATCAATGTGCTTATAAACTTGCACAACGAGTACAAAATTTAATGAAAGAAGACATCGATATAGATGGGTTTAAGTTACAAATTGACTGTAGCATCGGTGTTCATATCTTAACGCCCGATGCAAAAGATGCAGAGTCAGAAATTAAAGCCGCTGATGCAGCAATGTATCAAGCTAAAAAACGTATGCACTACAGCATTGTTTTCTCAGAAAACTTAAGTCCTTACAAATATAATCTAGCGAAAATAGGTATCACTGAAACAGCGAGTGATCGACAGGAGATAGATAACCTACTTTATTCATTACTCGATAAACAAATAGATATAGCGAGTGGCTTCCCGCAATTAATTCAAATGGTATCATCGTATTTTAAAGACGAAGTCGCCGCCAGTAAAAAAATACATTCAAATTTAAGTAAAAAACAACGTATTGACCATATCGAACTGTTAGATTCATTACAAAAAATCAATATTAAGAATAATGATTATACAATGTTGAAGAATCTACTAAGCTTTATTAAACAGCTTGAATCGCATAATAAAAAGTATAAACACAATGACAATATAACAATCTAA